The proteins below come from a single Panicum hallii strain FIL2 chromosome 7, PHallii_v3.1, whole genome shotgun sequence genomic window:
- the LOC112899855 gene encoding helicase-like transcription factor CHR28: MIASSMDIIDLSSDSEEGIIDLSSDSEDNNEFHSCREDDTDYDDPVSPYHLPLVPLSTAPDQNSVEQLTSLEYDDWHEIAKKEYDDWFSSRNASSSYSPVDNRSTTEMSSGVSNDISRDLPLSITYGSAAKSEHFYVPSVEHQLPQSFTDGSFSPQSFAPNHSSLDDNRIKEEPAMKFIGFQRFTANGNGMSSSTMPTDDVFIYGGSRSHRIFPPPMPSRTSVNDATIDNDVEKRLFGLDERAVYEEALKHISQEKGEEDLPEGVMSVSLLKHQKMALAWMLSKENSSHCLGGILADDQGLGKTISMIALIQKERVKQSRFMTSGSYCTTSVLSIDDDDVVIVMDKKQLKAEPLNKLHDSTQLHVANSLKLSDSQSGAVTDCVEPRKKTRVKPSASTLGPKIRHAAGTLVVCPASVLRQWANELSVKVMEGAKLSVLVYHGGSRTRDPNELAKYDVVVTTYMTVANEVPKANSDDDTKDIEMSGTCPELCVGGKRKQPKKKQSKAKKKNKPSNSYGGPLARVRWFRVVLDEAQTIKNYRTQVSRACCGLRAQRRWCLSGTPIQNKIDDLYSYFCFLKYEPYSKFSSFKYMIKHPISRDSVRGYKKLQAILRIVLLRRTKETLIDGEPILKLPAKTIMLSKIDFTPEERAFYLTLEEGSRQKFKAYDAAGTIKENYANILVLLLRLRQACDHPLLLKGQESDLIDNNSIEMAKQLPKETVTDLLEKLERGPAICSICSDPPEDAVVATCGHVFCYQCVHDTLTGDAHVCPYTLCGKKLSVRSVFTPAVLKLSILPKLEIDKKTSCSTVDDKASSICDSSYISSKICEAVGILKSIIKTRAVTMGDTTESIPSEEAPVKAIVFSQWTGMLDLMGLSLNSNNIQFRRLDGAMCLNLREKGVNEFQTDPEVRVMLMSLKAGNLGLNMVAASHVIMLDPWWNPYAEDQAVDRAHRIGQTRPVTVSRFTVKETVEDRILALQEKKRTMVQSAFGEDGSSGNATRLTVEDLRYLFMV, from the exons ATGATTGCAAGCAGTATGGACATTATTGACTTGAGTTCAGATAGTGAGGAAGGCATCATTGACCTGTCTTCTGATAGTGAAGACAACAATGAGTTCCATTCATGCAGAGAAGATGATACCGATTATGATGATCCTGTTAGTCCTTATCACCTGCCTCTTGTTCCTTTGAGCACAGCACCTGATCAGAATAGCGTGGAACAACTGACCAGCCTGGAATACGATGATTGGCATGAGATCGCTAAAAAAGAATATGATGATTGGTTTAGCAGTAGAAATGCTTCATCCTCTTACAGCCCTGTGGACAATAGATCAACCACTGAAATGAGCAGTGGGGTGAGCAATGATATCAGTAGGGATCTTCCATTATCAATAACATATGGTTCTGCAGCAAAATCTGAACATTTCTATGTTCCAAGTGTTGAACATCAGCTTCCACAATCTTTCACCGACGGAAGTTTCAGTCCTCAATCATTTGCACCCAACCATTCAAGTTTAGATGACAACAGAATCAAGGAAGAGCCTGCTATGAAGTTTATTGGTTTTCAAAGATTCACTGCCAATGGAAATGGGATGTCTTCATCTACAATGCCAACCG ATGATGTCTTTATATATGGAGGTTCGCGTTCACATAGGATATTCCCTCCGCCAATGCCATCCAGGACTTCTGTTAATGATGCAACAATTGACAATGATGTTGAAAAAAGGCTTTTTGGTCTTGACGAGAGAGCTGTATATGAAGAAGCCCTTAAG CATATCAGCCAGGAAAAGGGCGAAGAAGATCTGCCTGAAGGTGTTATGTCAGTATCACTGCTTAAGCATCAG AAAATGGCATTAGCTTGGATGCTTTCGAAGGAGAATAGTTCACATTGTCTGGGTGGAATTTTGGCAGATGATCAG GGTCTTGGGAAGACAATATCAATGATTGCCCTTATACAGAAGGAGAGGGTTAAGCAGTCTAGGTTCATGACTTCTGGATCATACTGTACAACATCTGTCCTAAGCATTGATGATGATGACGTGGTGATTGTCATGGACAAGAAACAACTGAAGGCTGAACCCCTGAACAAGCTACATGATTCTACACAATTGCATGTTGCCAACAGTCTTAAGCTCTCTGATAGTCAGTCAGGTGCTGTTACTGATTGTGTTGaaccaaggaagaagaccagggTGAAGCCCTCTGCATCAACCTTGGGGCCCAAGATTAGACATGCTGCAGGAACATTGGTGGTGTGCCCTGCTAGTGTTCTTAGGCAGTGGGCTAATGAGTTGTCTGTGAAGGTTATGGAAGGCGCTAAATTGTCAGTTTTGGTTTATCATGGAGGTTCAAGGACTAGAGATCCAAATGAGTTGGCAAAATATGATGTCGTTGTCACAACATACATGACTGTGGCTAATGAAGTGCCTAAAGCAAACTCTGATGATGATACAAAGGACATTGAAATGTCTGGAACTTGTCCGGAATTGTGTGTCGGTGGCAAGAGAAAACAACCCAAAAAAAAGCAGAGCAAGGCAAAGAAGAAAAATAAACCTAGCAATTCATATGGTGGTCCACTTGCCAGGGTACGATGGTTCAGAGTTGTGCTTGATGAAGCTCAAACTATAAAAAACTACCGGACTCAAGTGTCGAGAGCTTGTTGTGGACTGAGGGCTCAGAGGAGATGGTGCTTATCAGGAACACCCATACAAAACAAAATTGACGATCTATACAGCTATTTCTGTTTTTTGAAATATGAACCGTATTCTAAATTTAGTTCTTTCAAATATATGATCAAGCACCCAATCTCTAGAGACTCAGTTCGTGGCTATAAGAAACTTCAAGCTATCTTGAGGATAGTTCTACTGCGGCGCACAAAAG AAACATTAATAGATGGAGAACCAATCTTAAAATTACCAGCAAAGACAATCATGCTGAGTAAAATAGATTTCACCCCAGAGGAGCGAGCTTTCTACTTAACACTTGAAGAAGGCTCTCGACAAAAGTTCAAG GCCTATGATGCAGCTGGAACAATAAAGGAAAATTATGCAAACATCCTTGTGTTGCTGTTGCGGCTTCGGCAGGCTTGTGACCACCCTCTTCTTTTGAAGGGGCAGGAATCAGATCTGATTGACAATAATTCTATTGAAATGGCAAAGCAACTTCCTAAGGAAACAGTCACAGATTTGCTTGAAAAGCTGGAAAGAGGTCCTGCAATTTGTTCCATATGCAGT GATCCACCTGAGGATGCTGTTGTTGCAACATGTGGCCATGTTTTCTGCTATCAGTGTGTGCATGATACCTTAACGGGTGATGCACATGTCTGCCCCTATACACTTTGTGGAAAGAAACTGAGTGTTCGATCTGTTTTTACACCAGCAGTATTAAAGCTTTCTATCTTGCCAAAGTTGGAAATTGATAAAAAAACTAGTTGTTCCACTGTGGATGATAAAGCATCTTCAATCTGTGATAGCAGTTACATCTCCTCGAAGATCTGTGAAGCAGTGGGCATACTTAAATCAATCATCAAGACACGTGCCGTTACGATGGGGGATACTACTGAATCAATTCCAAGCGAGGAGGCCCCTGTTAAGGCAATAGTCTTCTCCCAGTGGACTGGCATGCTGGATTTGATGGGGCTTTCACTGAACAGCAATAATATACAATTTAGGAGGCTAGACGGGGCAATGTGTCTCAACTTGAGAGAAAAAGGAGTGAACGAGTTTCAAACTGATCCAGAG GTGAGAGTGATGCTAATGTCACTGAAGGCTGGCAATCTGGGTCTAAATATGGTAGCTGCTAGCCATGTTATTATGCTTGATCCTTGGTGGAATCCTTACGCCGAGGACCAGGCGGTTGACAGAGCACACAGGATTGGTCAGACCCGTCCTGTTACTGTTTCGCGGTTTACAGTTAAAGAAACGGTGGAAGACCGCATATTAGCTTTGCAG